One window from the genome of Hoplias malabaricus isolate fHopMal1 chromosome X2, fHopMal1.hap1, whole genome shotgun sequence encodes:
- the LOC136676759 gene encoding amyloid-beta A4 precursor protein-binding family A member 1-like isoform X2: MSHQEATLGQELSEVAEADLERRGPEGQQPPSHRRRHDNSGRSRNHHNGQGGENAQGQPGSQRYRRYEGSEGSGRSRTSRRTPEEGDLEQQHTQQPIPRPAVTRYRRQGDTEARLRAQQQRQRQRERQQREAERAEQQRLEQQQQQQTEEDEDGGNALARSASTESGFHNHTDRAEGDAVMALEVEPEDEGTYGVPLRPEAEEYTESAESEQQPAGPAHAQAQYPPQPPPLPREPLPNTERPLRHDAEALNPNYSNYVYTQPVYRGPGRESQTQAEDEPYSEPYAEYSVQEHVYEEIPEAPGTQTEGQKPQQRQRANFRLFERDSYQQQEAVGSRLHHYDERSDGESDSPEKEAEFAPYPRADSCEQDEDIDQIVAEVKESLSSQSLERAAAGTGKDEEEEDEWPESEHHGQAETEEGKLQETPGVEGKGEEGRTPVSSPSEEPVTARNSQQKRDAISLAIKDIKEAIEEVKTRTVRSPYTPDEPKEPIWVMRQDLSPTVESDLQPSLGGDSPGSDSTSPQGAESSSRHLPLQEGSDSFESPSPASKESRRSLASFPTYVEVPGPCDPEDLIDGIIFAANYLGSTQLLSDKTPSKNVRMMQAQEAVSRIKAPEGEAQPMTEVDLFISTQRIKVLNADSQETMMDHPLRTISYIADIGNIVVLMARRRMPRSDSQENMEASDPAQDEKRQYKMICHVFESEDAQLIAQSIGQAFSVAYQEFLRANGINPEDLSQKEYSDLLNTQDMYNDDLIHFSKSENCKDVYIEKQKGEILGVVIVESGWGSILPTVIIANMMHAGPAEKSGRLNIGDQIMSINGTSLVGLPLSTCQSIIKGLKNQSRIKLNIVRCPPVTTVLIRRPDLRYQLGFSVQNGIICSLMRGGIAERGGVRVGHRIIEINGQSVVATPHEKIVHILSNAVGEIHMKTMPAAMYRLLTAQEQPVYI, encoded by the exons ATGAGCCACCAGGAGGCGACACTGGGCCAGGAGCTCAGTGAGGTGGCTGAAGCAGACCTGGAGCGGCGAGGCCCTGAAGGCCAGCAGCCTCCCTCCCACCGCAGACGCCATGACAACTCTGGCCGCTCCCGCAACCACCACAATGGCCAAGGTGGAGAAAATGCCCAGGGGCAGCCTGGGTCCCAGCGCTACCGCAGATACGAGGGCTCTGAGGGGTCTGGCCGCTCACGCACTTCCCGCAGGACACCCGAAGAGGGAGATCTGGAGCAGCAACATACACAGCAGCCTATCCCACGGCCTGCAGTGACACGCTACCGCCGGCAGGGTGATACAGAGGCACGACTGCGAGCACAGCAGCAGAGGCAGAGACAACGGGAGAGGCAGCAGAGGGAGGCAGAGAGGGCTGAGCAGCAAAGGttggagcagcagcagcagcagcagactgAAGAGGATGAGGATGGTGGCAATGCACTCGCTCGATCAGCCAGCACCGAAAGTGGCTTTCATAACCACACGGATCGGGCAGAAGGTGATGCTGTCATGGCTTTGGAGGTGGAGCCTGAGGATGAGGGCACGTATGGTGTCCCATTGAGGCCTGAGGCTGAAGAATACACAGAGAGTGCTGAGTCTGAACAACAGCCTGCAGGACCAGCTCATGCACAGGCCCAGTACCCtccccagccaccaccactaccCCGTGAGCCTCTTCCTAACACAGAGCGGCCCCTCAGGCACGACGCAGAGGCCCTCAACCCTAACTACTCCAATTACGTTTATACGCAGCCAGTGTACCGTGGGCCAGGCAGAGAGAGCCAAACTCAGGCTGAAGACGAGCCCTATTCTGAACCCTATGCCGAATACAGCGTCCAGGAACATGTGTACGAGGAGATCCCAGAAGCCCCTGGGACACAGACCGAAGGCCAGAAGCCACAGCAGCGACAGAGAGCCAACTTTCGTTTGTTTGAGCGAGATTCATACCAGCAGCAGGAGGCTGTGGGCTCCAGGTTACACCACTATGATGAACGCTCAGATGGTGAGTCAGACAGCCCAGAGAAGGAGGCAGAGTTTGCACCGTATCCTCGTGCTGACAGCTGTGAGCAAGATGAGGACATCGACCAGATCGTAGCAGAGGTGAAGGAGAGCCTGAGTTCACAAAGTCTTGAGCGTGCTGCTGCAGGAACGGGCAAGGACgaggaagaagaagatgagTGGCCTGAGTCTGAGCACCATGGGCAAGCTGAGACGGAGGAGGGCAAGCTGCAGGAGACCCCAGGTGTGGAGGGAAAAGGAGAGGAAGGTAGGACACCTGTAAGCAGCCCGTCTGAGGAACCAGTTACAGCTAGGAACAGTCAGCAGAAGAGGGATGCTATTTCTCTGGCCATCAAGGACATCAAGGAGGCCATTGAAGAGGTGAAGACCAGGACAGTGCGCTCACCGTACACGCCTGACGAGCCCAAAGAGCCCATCTGGGTAATGAGGCAGGACCTGAGCCCCACAGTGGAGTCTGACCTACAGCCGTCACTAGGGGGAGAT TCCCCAGGCTCAGACTCCACCTCACCACAGGGGGCGGAGTCTTCCAGCCGCCACCTACCTCTGCAAGAGGGAAGTGACAGCTTTGAGTCCCCATCTCCTGCCAGCAAAGAG TCAAGGAGGAGCCTTGCCTCATTCCCAACATATGTGGAAG TTCCAGGCCCTTGTGACCCAGAGGACCTCATTGATGGCATCATCTTTGCTGCAAACTACCTGGGTTCGACGCAGCTGCTCTCAGACAAGACGCCCTCAAAGAATGTACGCATGATGCAGGCCCAGGAGGCTGTCAGTCGCATCAAG GCTCCTGAAGGTGAAGCTCAGCCCATGACTGAGGTGGATCTCTTTATTTCCACTCAGAGAATTAAAGTGCTGAATGCAGACTCCCAG GAGACCATGATGGACCACCCCTTGAGGACCATCTCCTACATTGCTGACATTGGGAACATTGTTGTACTGATGGCCAGGAGGAGAATGCCTCGCTCAGACTCTCAGGAGAATATGGAGGCGTCTGACCCAGCCCAGGATGAAAAGCGCCAGTACAAGATGATCTGCCATGTCTTCGAGTCTGAAGAT GCCCAGCTCATAGCACAGTCCATTGGTCAAGCCTTCAGTGTAGCATACCAAGAATTCTTGCGTGCCAATGGCATCAACCCTGAAGACCTGAGCCAGAAAGAGTACAGTGACCTCCTAAACACACAGGACATGTACAATGATGACCTCATACACTTCTCAAAGTCAGAGAATTGTAAAGAT GTTTACATAGAGAAGCAGAAGGGAGAGATTCTAGGCGTGGTGATTGTAGAGTCTGGCTGGGGTTCTATCCTTCCCACAGTCATTATCGCTAACATGATGCATGCTGGACCTGCAGAAAAATCAGGAAGACTGAATATTGGAGACCAGATCATGTCTATCAATGGCACCAGCCTTGTTGGACTTCCTCTTTCAACATGTCAAAGCATTATAAAG GGGCTGAAGAACCAGTCCAGAATCAAGCTAAACATAGTCAGATGCCCACCAGTAACCACAGTCCTCATCAGAAGACCGGACCTGAGATACCAGCTGGGTTTCAGCGTGCAAAATGGCATT ATTTGCAGCCTTATGAGAGGAGGGATAGCTGAACGAGGCGGCGTCCGTGTGGGTCACCGCATCATTGAGATCAATGGCCAGAGTGTTGTGGCCACTCCTCATGAGAAGATTGTACACATCCTGTCAAACGCAGTTGGCGAG ATTCACATGAAGACTATGCCTGCTGCCATGTATCGCTTGTTGACAGCCCAGGAGCAACCAGTTTACATCTGA
- the LOC136676759 gene encoding amyloid-beta A4 precursor protein-binding family A member 1-like isoform X1 yields MSHQEATLGQELSEVAEADLERRGPEGQQPPSHRRRHDNSGRSRNHHNGQGGENAQGQPGSQRYRRYEGSEGSGRSRTSRRTPEEGDLEQQHTQQPIPRPAVTRYRRQGDTEARLRAQQQRQRQRERQQREAERAEQQRLEQQQQQQTEEDEDGGNALARSASTESGFHNHTDRAEGDAVMALEVEPEDEGTYGVPLRPEAEEYTESAESEQQPAGPAHAQAQYPPQPPPLPREPLPNTERPLRHDAEALNPNYSNYVYTQPVYRGPGRESQTQAEDEPYSEPYAEYSVQEHVYEEIPEAPGTQTEGQKPQQRQRANFRLFERDSYQQQEAVGSRLHHYDERSDGESDSPEKEAEFAPYPRADSCEQDEDIDQIVAEVKESLSSQSLERAAAGTGKDEEEEDEWPESEHHGQAETEEGKLQETPGVEGKGEEGRTPVSSPSEEPVTARNSQQKRDAISLAIKDIKEAIEEVKTRTVRSPYTPDEPKEPIWVMRQDLSPTVESDLQPSLGGDSPGSDSTSPQGAESSSRHLPLQEGSDSFESPSPASKESRRSLASFPTYVEVPGPCDPEDLIDGIIFAANYLGSTQLLSDKTPSKNVRMMQAQEAVSRIKTAQKLAKNRKKAPEGEAQPMTEVDLFISTQRIKVLNADSQETMMDHPLRTISYIADIGNIVVLMARRRMPRSDSQENMEASDPAQDEKRQYKMICHVFESEDAQLIAQSIGQAFSVAYQEFLRANGINPEDLSQKEYSDLLNTQDMYNDDLIHFSKSENCKDVYIEKQKGEILGVVIVESGWGSILPTVIIANMMHAGPAEKSGRLNIGDQIMSINGTSLVGLPLSTCQSIIKGLKNQSRIKLNIVRCPPVTTVLIRRPDLRYQLGFSVQNGIICSLMRGGIAERGGVRVGHRIIEINGQSVVATPHEKIVHILSNAVGEIHMKTMPAAMYRLLTAQEQPVYI; encoded by the exons ATGAGCCACCAGGAGGCGACACTGGGCCAGGAGCTCAGTGAGGTGGCTGAAGCAGACCTGGAGCGGCGAGGCCCTGAAGGCCAGCAGCCTCCCTCCCACCGCAGACGCCATGACAACTCTGGCCGCTCCCGCAACCACCACAATGGCCAAGGTGGAGAAAATGCCCAGGGGCAGCCTGGGTCCCAGCGCTACCGCAGATACGAGGGCTCTGAGGGGTCTGGCCGCTCACGCACTTCCCGCAGGACACCCGAAGAGGGAGATCTGGAGCAGCAACATACACAGCAGCCTATCCCACGGCCTGCAGTGACACGCTACCGCCGGCAGGGTGATACAGAGGCACGACTGCGAGCACAGCAGCAGAGGCAGAGACAACGGGAGAGGCAGCAGAGGGAGGCAGAGAGGGCTGAGCAGCAAAGGttggagcagcagcagcagcagcagactgAAGAGGATGAGGATGGTGGCAATGCACTCGCTCGATCAGCCAGCACCGAAAGTGGCTTTCATAACCACACGGATCGGGCAGAAGGTGATGCTGTCATGGCTTTGGAGGTGGAGCCTGAGGATGAGGGCACGTATGGTGTCCCATTGAGGCCTGAGGCTGAAGAATACACAGAGAGTGCTGAGTCTGAACAACAGCCTGCAGGACCAGCTCATGCACAGGCCCAGTACCCtccccagccaccaccactaccCCGTGAGCCTCTTCCTAACACAGAGCGGCCCCTCAGGCACGACGCAGAGGCCCTCAACCCTAACTACTCCAATTACGTTTATACGCAGCCAGTGTACCGTGGGCCAGGCAGAGAGAGCCAAACTCAGGCTGAAGACGAGCCCTATTCTGAACCCTATGCCGAATACAGCGTCCAGGAACATGTGTACGAGGAGATCCCAGAAGCCCCTGGGACACAGACCGAAGGCCAGAAGCCACAGCAGCGACAGAGAGCCAACTTTCGTTTGTTTGAGCGAGATTCATACCAGCAGCAGGAGGCTGTGGGCTCCAGGTTACACCACTATGATGAACGCTCAGATGGTGAGTCAGACAGCCCAGAGAAGGAGGCAGAGTTTGCACCGTATCCTCGTGCTGACAGCTGTGAGCAAGATGAGGACATCGACCAGATCGTAGCAGAGGTGAAGGAGAGCCTGAGTTCACAAAGTCTTGAGCGTGCTGCTGCAGGAACGGGCAAGGACgaggaagaagaagatgagTGGCCTGAGTCTGAGCACCATGGGCAAGCTGAGACGGAGGAGGGCAAGCTGCAGGAGACCCCAGGTGTGGAGGGAAAAGGAGAGGAAGGTAGGACACCTGTAAGCAGCCCGTCTGAGGAACCAGTTACAGCTAGGAACAGTCAGCAGAAGAGGGATGCTATTTCTCTGGCCATCAAGGACATCAAGGAGGCCATTGAAGAGGTGAAGACCAGGACAGTGCGCTCACCGTACACGCCTGACGAGCCCAAAGAGCCCATCTGGGTAATGAGGCAGGACCTGAGCCCCACAGTGGAGTCTGACCTACAGCCGTCACTAGGGGGAGAT TCCCCAGGCTCAGACTCCACCTCACCACAGGGGGCGGAGTCTTCCAGCCGCCACCTACCTCTGCAAGAGGGAAGTGACAGCTTTGAGTCCCCATCTCCTGCCAGCAAAGAG TCAAGGAGGAGCCTTGCCTCATTCCCAACATATGTGGAAG TTCCAGGCCCTTGTGACCCAGAGGACCTCATTGATGGCATCATCTTTGCTGCAAACTACCTGGGTTCGACGCAGCTGCTCTCAGACAAGACGCCCTCAAAGAATGTACGCATGATGCAGGCCCAGGAGGCTGTCAGTCGCATCAAG ACGGCCCAGAAATTAGCCAAAAACAGGAAGAAG GCTCCTGAAGGTGAAGCTCAGCCCATGACTGAGGTGGATCTCTTTATTTCCACTCAGAGAATTAAAGTGCTGAATGCAGACTCCCAG GAGACCATGATGGACCACCCCTTGAGGACCATCTCCTACATTGCTGACATTGGGAACATTGTTGTACTGATGGCCAGGAGGAGAATGCCTCGCTCAGACTCTCAGGAGAATATGGAGGCGTCTGACCCAGCCCAGGATGAAAAGCGCCAGTACAAGATGATCTGCCATGTCTTCGAGTCTGAAGAT GCCCAGCTCATAGCACAGTCCATTGGTCAAGCCTTCAGTGTAGCATACCAAGAATTCTTGCGTGCCAATGGCATCAACCCTGAAGACCTGAGCCAGAAAGAGTACAGTGACCTCCTAAACACACAGGACATGTACAATGATGACCTCATACACTTCTCAAAGTCAGAGAATTGTAAAGAT GTTTACATAGAGAAGCAGAAGGGAGAGATTCTAGGCGTGGTGATTGTAGAGTCTGGCTGGGGTTCTATCCTTCCCACAGTCATTATCGCTAACATGATGCATGCTGGACCTGCAGAAAAATCAGGAAGACTGAATATTGGAGACCAGATCATGTCTATCAATGGCACCAGCCTTGTTGGACTTCCTCTTTCAACATGTCAAAGCATTATAAAG GGGCTGAAGAACCAGTCCAGAATCAAGCTAAACATAGTCAGATGCCCACCAGTAACCACAGTCCTCATCAGAAGACCGGACCTGAGATACCAGCTGGGTTTCAGCGTGCAAAATGGCATT ATTTGCAGCCTTATGAGAGGAGGGATAGCTGAACGAGGCGGCGTCCGTGTGGGTCACCGCATCATTGAGATCAATGGCCAGAGTGTTGTGGCCACTCCTCATGAGAAGATTGTACACATCCTGTCAAACGCAGTTGGCGAG ATTCACATGAAGACTATGCCTGCTGCCATGTATCGCTTGTTGACAGCCCAGGAGCAACCAGTTTACATCTGA